One Delphinus delphis chromosome 16, mDelDel1.2, whole genome shotgun sequence genomic window carries:
- the LOC132439198 gene encoding LOW QUALITY PROTEIN: synaptotagmin-15-like (The sequence of the model RefSeq protein was modified relative to this genomic sequence to represent the inferred CDS: deleted 1 base in 1 codon) produces the protein MRSPTPHCCLCLLSRQTCKPVNPRGQTAAPGPDRARRLGPEIRESSWEQGSELGLSLQRICGRWRRIPRRAQRVPRPSGVKSQVRSRLPDAGGAGFSSAPEKPGPRASAAGTPRAPRPARSPSVPGAHGRLRALPGPRPWPGRGGAAASGSWVPAPAVLCDRSATRYCPPRPSDGPARRFKNPPGCSGGGGGGRGDRAPGPRPNGRPEQPHGGPPGVPFVVPPSLQSQDWVPLSSREWAQAPQDPCPAPELLPHATRSNLGDACVVGTINPELYKIPEDKSETHFPEGCLGRLWFSVEYQQRAERLLVGLIKAQRLQAPSEPCSPLVKLHLLPDERRFLQSKTKRGTTSPQFDEHFIFQVPSKSVTQRVLRFTVYHEDRQRKHQLLGQVLFPLRTETLAGDCRRVIWRDLEAESLEPPSKFGDLQFCLSYNDCLNRLTVIVLRAKGLRLLQDDASFVSVLVKVSLMNHNKFVKCKKTSAVLGSANPVYSETFSFKADPAELDTASLSLAVLQRAEGDRSRELGRVVVGPYMYARGKELEHWNEMLSKPKELVRRWHALCCTTEP, from the exons ATGCGCTCTCCAACGCCTCATTGCTGTCTGTGTCTACTGAGCCGGCAAACCTGTAAACCTGTAAACCCCCGCGGTCAGACCGCAGCGCCGGGGCCGGACAGGGCGCGGAGACTCGGCCCTGAAATCCGCGAAAGCTCCTGGGAGCAGGGGTCGGAGCTGGGCCTCAGTCTGCAGAGGATCTGCGGAAGGTGGAGGCGCATTCCTAGACGGGCACAGCGCGTGCCAAGGCCGTCAGGGGTGAAGAGCCAGGTGCGGAGCCGTCTACCAGACGCGGGCGGAGCAGGCTTTAGCTCTGCGCCCGAGAAACCTGGCCCTCGCGCCTCAGCCGCGGGGACCCCCCGGGCGCCCCGCCCCGCGCGGAGCCCTTCGGTTCCGGGAGCGCATGGTCGGCTCCGCGCCCTTCCAGGGCCACGACCATGGCCGGGCAGGGGCGGAGCCGCGGCCTCCGGGAGCTGGGTCCCTGCCCCCGCCGTTCTTTGC GACCGGAGCGCAACGAGGTACTGTCCCCCTCGTCCGTCCGACGGCCCCGCTCGGCGCTTTAAAAATCCGCCCGgctgcagcggcggcggcggcggcgggaggggCGACCGAGCCCCGGGCCCGCGCCCCAACGGCCGGCCAGAGCAGCCCCATGGAGG GCCACCAGGTGTACCATTCGTGGTGCCCCCTTCCCTCCAAAGCCAAGACTGGGTGCCCCTGAGCAGCAGAGAGTGGGCCCAGGCCCCACAGGACCCCTGCCCAGCCCCGGAGCTCCTGCCTCATGCCACCCGCAGCAATCTTG GAGACGCATGCGTGGTGGGGACCATCAATCCAGAGCTCTACAAGATTCCGGAGGACAAAAGTGAGACCCACTTCCCTGAGGGCTGCCTGGGCCGGCTGTGGTTCTCTGTGGAATACCAGCAGCGGGCCGAGCGACTGCTGGTGGGCCTGATCAAGGCACAGCGGCTGCAAGCCCCCTCAGAGCCCTGTAGCCCCCTGGTGAAGCTCCACCTGCTACCAGATGAGCGGCGCTTCCTCCAGTCCAAGACCAAACGCGGAACAACCAGCCCACAGTTCGACGAGCACTTCATCTTTCAG GTGCCCAGCAAGAGTGTCACCCAGAGGGTGCTGAGGTTCACGGTGTACCACGAGGACAGGCAGAGGAAGCACCAGCTCCTGGGCCAGGTGCTGTTCCCCCTGAGGACGGAGACCCTGGCGGGCGACTGTCGGCGCGTCATCTGGAGAGACCTGGAGGCTGAGAGCCTGGAG cctccctccaaGTTTGGCGACCTCCAGTTCTGTCTCAGCTACAACGACTGCCTGAACCGCCTCACGGTGATCGTGCTGCGAGCCAAGGGCCTCCGACTCCTCCAGGATGACGCGAGCTTTGTCA GTGTGCTTGTCAAGGTGTCTCTGATGAACCACAACAAGTTTGTCAAGTGCAAGAAGACTTCGGCTGTGCTGGGCTCCGCCAACCCTGTGTACAGCGAGACCTTCAGCTTCAAGGCCGACCCTGCCGAGCTGGACACGGCGAGCCTCAGCCTGGCAGTGCTGCAGAGGGCCGAAGGGGACA GGAGCCGCGAGTTGGGCCGGGTGGTGGTGGGCCCCTACATGTACGCCCGAGGCAAAGAGCTGGAGCACTGGAACGAGATGCTTAGCAAACCCAAGGAGCTGGTGAGGCGCTGGCACGCGCTCTGCTGCACCACTGAGCCCTGA